One Actinomycetospora corticicola genomic window, CGCCGCCACCGCCGCCGTTCCCGTCGTCGTCGGGACCCTCGTCGGTGCTCGGGCCGGCGGCCGGGTCGTCGACCCAGATCATGATCGTGTCGCCGGGCGAGGCGGTGGCGCCCGCCTTCGGACGCTGGTTGGTGATGATGCTGCGCCCCGCGCCGGTGTGGCGGGCGTTCTGCGGGATCGCGAGCAGACGGGCGTCGAGGGCCGCGTCGTGGGCGTCGG contains:
- a CDS encoding PASTA domain-containing protein, giving the protein MADSLTDTTTVPELVGLAAADAHDAALDARLLAIPQNARHTGAGRSIITNQRPKAGATASPGDTIMIWVDDPAAGPSTDEGPDDDGNGGGGGGSRVPDGPRTTPTAGAK